Proteins co-encoded in one Streptomyces sp. JH34 genomic window:
- a CDS encoding SDR family oxidoreductase, which produces MESKDDDGGLRCLVTGATGYIGGRLVPELLEAGHQVRCLARTPEKLRDYPWSDETEVVKGDVTDAESLGAAMRGVDVAYYLVHALATGPGFERTDREAARNFGEQAKAAGVRRIVYLGGLTPTDVPERELSPHLRSRAEVGHILLGSGVPTTVLRAAVIIGSGSASFEMLRYLTERLPVMVTPSWVSTRIQPIAVRDVLRYLVGSAHMPAEVNRAFDIGGPDVMTYRDMMQKYARVAGLPHRLIMPVPMLSPGLSSHWVGLITPVPASIARPLAESLRHEVVCNEHDIAEHVPDGPGQPFSFATALSLALQRVREARVSTRWSSASTPGIPSDPLPTDPDWAGGSLYTDVRELDVDASQEALWRVVEGIGGVNGWYSFPLAWAVRGWLDRLVGGVGLRRGRRDAQQLRVGDSLDFWRVEEIEPGRLLRLRAEMRLPGLAWLEMYAEKGEGGRSHYRQRAVFHPIGLLGHAYWWSVSPFHAVVFGGMARNIAQAAGRGAAGVRR; this is translated from the coding sequence ATGGAGAGCAAGGACGACGACGGCGGACTGCGGTGTCTGGTCACGGGTGCGACGGGATACATCGGAGGCCGCCTCGTACCCGAGCTCCTGGAGGCCGGTCACCAGGTGCGATGTCTGGCGCGGACCCCGGAGAAGCTGCGTGACTACCCCTGGTCGGACGAGACCGAGGTGGTCAAGGGGGACGTGACCGACGCGGAGTCCCTGGGCGCGGCGATGCGTGGCGTCGATGTCGCCTACTACCTGGTCCACGCGCTCGCCACCGGGCCGGGCTTCGAGCGGACCGACCGCGAGGCGGCACGCAATTTCGGCGAGCAGGCGAAGGCGGCCGGGGTCCGGCGGATCGTGTATCTGGGCGGGCTCACCCCCACGGACGTCCCCGAGCGGGAGCTGTCCCCCCATCTGCGCTCGCGCGCCGAGGTCGGGCACATCCTGCTCGGTTCGGGCGTGCCGACGACCGTGCTGCGCGCAGCGGTCATCATCGGTTCGGGTTCGGCCTCCTTCGAGATGCTGCGCTACCTCACCGAGCGGCTGCCGGTCATGGTCACCCCCAGCTGGGTGTCGACCCGCATCCAGCCGATCGCCGTGCGGGACGTCCTGCGTTACCTCGTGGGCAGTGCCCACATGCCCGCGGAGGTCAACCGCGCCTTCGACATCGGCGGTCCCGACGTGATGACCTACCGTGACATGATGCAGAAGTACGCCCGGGTCGCCGGGCTCCCCCATCGGCTGATCATGCCGGTCCCGATGCTCTCGCCGGGCCTGTCCAGTCACTGGGTCGGACTCATCACTCCCGTTCCCGCGTCGATCGCCCGCCCGCTCGCGGAGTCCCTGCGGCACGAGGTCGTGTGCAACGAGCACGACATCGCCGAACACGTCCCCGACGGCCCCGGGCAGCCCTTCTCCTTCGCCACCGCGCTCTCGCTCGCACTGCAGAGGGTGCGCGAGGCGAGGGTGTCGACACGGTGGTCCTCCGCGTCCACCCCGGGAATTCCCAGCGATCCGCTCCCCACCGACCCCGACTGGGCGGGCGGGAGCCTGTACACCGATGTGCGCGAGCTGGATGTGGACGCCTCCCAGGAAGCTCTGTGGCGGGTCGTCGAGGGGATCGGCGGGGTCAACGGCTGGTACTCGTTCCCCTTGGCCTGGGCGGTGAGGGGCTGGCTGGACCGGCTGGTCGGAGGAGTCGGCCTGCGCCGCGGCAGACGGGACGCCCAACAGCTGCGGGTCGGGGACTCGCTGGACTTCTGGCGGGTCGAGGAGATCGAGCCGGGCAGGCTGCTCAGACTCCGTGCGGAGATGCGGCTGCCCGGCCTGGCCTGGCTGGAGATGTACGCGGAGAAGGGCGAGGGCGGCCGGTCCCACTACCGGCAACGGGCCGTCTTCCATCCGATCGGGCTGCTCGGGCACGCGTACTGGTGGAGTGTGTCCCCGTTCCACGCGGTGGTCTTCGGCGGGATGGCTCGCAACATCGCACAGGCGGCGGGCCGTGGGGCGGCAGGTGTCCGCCGATGA
- a CDS encoding MMPL family transporter, with translation MSTASKPARRLFLVPVFLVLAWLVVGGAFGSYAGKLGEVATNDQASFLPRSAESTRVVEAQKAFSSQETVPAVVVWTSAEGEDLGPREQKEATAALASVKGGPGVTGEVSPALLSDDRKALEGVVQLRPDLGDELPDALAEIRSAAEKVTGTQVGLAGPAASQADLSDAFAGIDGLLLGVALVTVLVILLLVYRSVLLPLIIIIGAVFALGVSCAIVYVLADHDVVRVDGQVQGILSILVIGAATDYALLLTARFREELGRRPDRWTAMRAALRESAGPIAASAATVALGLLALLLSDLTNNRALGPVGAIGIVCSVLSALTFLPAVLVLLGRAAYWPSGPKKGQAEPEAGSTGIWSRVAGLVDRSPRKVWAVTLVGLLACAAFMPTLNSKGVPLEEIFVNEAPSVTAQETLGRHFPGGSGNPAVVIAGADRSKQVVAAAEEVPGVASVSVMSSSGRPGGGEPLVVDGRVRIDATLSAAADSDAAKETITKLRDAVHAVPGAQALVGGYTAQQYDTQKTAEHDRNIIVPVVLVIILVILIGLLRSLLMPLLLVATVALNFLATLGISSLVFEHVFGFSGTDSSVPLYGFVFLVALGVDYNIFLMSRVREESLIHGTRQGVLRGLTTTGGVITSAGVVLAATFAALGVIPLAFLVQIAFIVAFGVLLDTLVVRSLLVPALVRDIGPTAWWPGVLSRRREETKGAPEKAESLS, from the coding sequence ATGTCCACCGCATCGAAGCCGGCCCGCCGGCTGTTTCTTGTACCCGTCTTCCTCGTCCTGGCCTGGCTCGTCGTCGGCGGCGCCTTCGGTTCGTACGCCGGGAAGCTCGGGGAGGTAGCAACCAACGACCAGGCTTCCTTCCTGCCCCGGAGCGCCGAGTCCACACGGGTCGTCGAAGCACAGAAGGCGTTCAGCAGCCAGGAGACGGTGCCCGCCGTCGTGGTCTGGACATCGGCCGAGGGCGAGGACCTCGGCCCGCGGGAGCAGAAGGAGGCCACCGCCGCCCTCGCCTCCGTCAAGGGCGGACCGGGGGTCACCGGAGAGGTGAGCCCCGCGCTGCTCTCCGACGACCGCAAGGCACTCGAGGGCGTCGTCCAGCTGAGGCCGGATCTCGGCGACGAACTCCCCGACGCCCTCGCGGAGATCCGGAGCGCGGCGGAGAAGGTGACCGGGACGCAGGTCGGTCTGGCCGGTCCCGCGGCATCCCAGGCCGATCTGTCGGACGCCTTCGCCGGCATCGACGGACTGCTGCTCGGCGTGGCGCTGGTGACCGTTCTCGTCATCCTGCTCCTCGTCTACCGAAGCGTCCTGCTGCCCCTGATCATCATCATCGGCGCGGTCTTCGCTCTCGGCGTCTCCTGCGCGATCGTCTACGTCCTGGCGGACCACGACGTCGTCCGCGTCGACGGGCAGGTCCAGGGCATCCTCTCGATCCTGGTGATCGGAGCGGCGACCGACTACGCGCTGCTGCTCACCGCGCGGTTCCGCGAAGAGCTCGGGCGGCGCCCCGACCGGTGGACCGCGATGCGCGCCGCCCTCCGTGAGTCCGCCGGGCCGATCGCGGCCAGCGCCGCCACCGTGGCCCTGGGGCTGCTCGCACTCCTCCTCAGCGACCTCACCAACAACCGCGCGCTCGGCCCCGTGGGCGCCATCGGTATCGTCTGCTCCGTCCTGAGCGCCCTCACCTTCCTGCCCGCCGTCCTGGTCCTGCTCGGCAGGGCCGCGTACTGGCCGTCCGGCCCGAAGAAGGGCCAGGCCGAGCCCGAAGCCGGTTCGACGGGCATCTGGTCGCGCGTGGCGGGGCTGGTCGACCGCTCCCCGCGCAAGGTGTGGGCGGTGACGCTGGTCGGTCTCCTCGCCTGCGCCGCCTTCATGCCCACACTGAACTCCAAGGGCGTGCCGCTCGAGGAGATCTTCGTCAACGAAGCACCGTCCGTCACGGCGCAGGAGACCCTGGGCCGCCACTTCCCCGGCGGGTCGGGCAACCCCGCGGTCGTGATCGCGGGCGCCGACCGGTCGAAGCAGGTGGTCGCCGCCGCCGAGGAGGTTCCCGGAGTCGCGAGCGTCTCCGTGATGTCTTCCTCCGGGCGTCCGGGCGGCGGGGAGCCGCTCGTCGTGGACGGCCGGGTCCGCATCGACGCGACCCTGTCGGCCGCGGCCGACAGCGACGCCGCCAAGGAGACCATCACGAAGCTGCGTGACGCGGTCCACGCCGTGCCCGGTGCGCAGGCGCTCGTCGGCGGCTACACCGCACAGCAGTACGACACCCAGAAGACCGCGGAACACGACCGCAACATCATCGTCCCGGTGGTGCTCGTCATCATCCTCGTCATCCTGATCGGCCTGCTCCGCTCGCTGCTGATGCCGCTCCTGCTCGTGGCCACGGTGGCGCTCAACTTCCTCGCGACGCTCGGCATCTCGTCGCTGGTCTTCGAGCACGTCTTCGGCTTCAGCGGGACCGACTCCTCCGTGCCGCTCTACGGATTCGTCTTCCTGGTCGCCCTCGGCGTCGACTACAACATCTTCCTGATGTCCCGGGTCCGCGAGGAGTCGCTGATCCACGGCACCCGGCAGGGTGTCCTGCGCGGGCTGACCACCACGGGCGGGGTCATCACCTCGGCCGGCGTGGTCCTGGCGGCCACCTTCGCGGCCCTGGGAGTCATTCCTCTCGCCTTCCTGGTCCAGATCGCGTTCATCGTCGCGTTCGGCGTCCTGCTGGACACCCTCGTCGTCCGCTCGCTCCTCGTGCCCGCGCTCGTCCGGGACATCGGCCCCACCGCCTGGTGGCCCGGCGTCCTGAGCCGGCGGCGCGAGGAGACGAAGGGGGCGCCGGAGAAGGCGGAATCCCTTTCCTGA
- a CDS encoding twin-arginine translocase TatA/TatE family subunit, whose protein sequence is MFGISEIAIFLIIAILIFGAKKLPELARSMGKSARILKSEAQALKSDGKPPTLHTEPYTDGSDDPRVIRGTATEKPGPR, encoded by the coding sequence ATGTTCGGAATCAGCGAGATCGCGATCTTCCTCATCATCGCCATCCTGATATTCGGTGCCAAGAAGCTCCCCGAACTGGCCCGTTCCATGGGCAAGTCGGCCCGCATCCTGAAGAGCGAGGCGCAGGCCCTCAAGTCCGACGGCAAGCCCCCGACCCTCCACACGGAGCCGTACACGGACGGGTCGGACGACCCGCGCGTCATCAGGGGCACCGCAACGGAGAAGCCCGGACCGCGCTGA
- a CDS encoding deoxyribodipyrimidine photo-lyase, giving the protein MTVAVVLFTSDLRLHDHPPLHAALASSDEVVPLFVLDAGVETAGFGAPNRRAFLADCLRDLDSGLRERGGRLIVREGDVAEEVGAIVSETGAGAVHMAAGVSGYAQRREERLREALTSVGCRLSVHDAVVTAVPPGAVVPSGAGRDHFAVFTPYFRRWSGEGLRSPFGAPRTVRVPEGPGSAALPSRAGTRGLSPGLAEGGETEGRRLFTAWCRSGLASYEDRHDDMAGDATSRLSPHLHFGTLSPTEVVHRARPAGGPGAEAFVRQVCWRDFHHQVLAARPAASRSDYRPRQDRWRTGRAAEAETAAWKEGRTGYPVVDAAMRQLLHEGWMHNRGRLLTASFLAKTLYVDWRSGARHFLDLLVDGDIANNQLNWQWVAGTGTDSRPNRVLNPVTQAKRYDPDGAYVRRWVPELAGVSGSAVHEPWKLPREERRRYGYPEPVVGLSDGLARFKEARGLD; this is encoded by the coding sequence ATGACCGTGGCGGTCGTCCTCTTCACCTCCGACCTGCGGCTGCACGACCATCCGCCGTTGCACGCGGCGCTCGCCTCGTCCGACGAGGTGGTACCGCTGTTCGTGCTCGACGCCGGGGTGGAGACCGCCGGGTTCGGCGCACCGAACCGGCGTGCGTTCCTCGCCGACTGCCTCCGGGACCTGGATTCGGGGCTCCGCGAACGCGGCGGGCGTCTGATCGTCCGTGAGGGCGACGTCGCCGAGGAGGTCGGCGCGATCGTCTCCGAGACGGGCGCGGGCGCGGTCCACATGGCAGCAGGCGTCAGCGGCTACGCGCAGCGCCGGGAGGAGCGGTTGCGGGAGGCCCTCACCTCCGTGGGCTGCCGGCTGAGCGTGCACGACGCGGTGGTCACCGCGGTCCCGCCCGGTGCGGTGGTGCCCTCCGGGGCGGGCCGGGACCATTTCGCCGTCTTCACGCCGTACTTCAGGCGCTGGTCCGGGGAAGGCCTGCGCTCACCGTTCGGGGCGCCTCGTACGGTCCGCGTACCGGAGGGTCCCGGGTCGGCCGCGCTGCCGTCGCGGGCCGGTACCCGGGGGCTGTCCCCCGGCCTGGCCGAGGGCGGGGAGACCGAGGGCCGCAGGCTGTTCACCGCGTGGTGCCGCAGCGGGCTCGCCTCGTACGAGGACCGCCACGACGACATGGCGGGCGACGCGACCTCGCGGCTCTCGCCGCACCTGCACTTCGGCACGCTCTCCCCCACCGAGGTGGTCCACCGTGCGCGCCCGGCGGGCGGGCCGGGTGCGGAGGCGTTCGTGCGCCAGGTCTGCTGGCGGGACTTCCACCATCAGGTCCTGGCCGCCCGGCCGGCCGCCTCCCGCTCCGACTACCGTCCGCGACAGGACCGTTGGCGCACCGGACGGGCGGCCGAGGCCGAGACGGCCGCCTGGAAGGAGGGCCGCACCGGATATCCGGTGGTCGACGCCGCGATGCGCCAACTACTCCACGAGGGCTGGATGCACAACCGGGGGCGGCTGCTCACCGCGAGCTTCCTGGCCAAGACCCTGTACGTGGACTGGCGGTCCGGAGCGCGTCATTTCCTGGATCTGCTCGTCGACGGGGACATCGCCAACAACCAGCTCAACTGGCAGTGGGTGGCCGGTACGGGCACGGACAGCCGGCCCAACCGGGTGCTCAATCCGGTGACGCAGGCCAAGCGGTACGACCCGGACGGCGCCTACGTACGCCGCTGGGTGCCCGAACTCGCCGGGGTCTCCGGGTCCGCCGTGCACGAGCCGTGGAAGCTTCCGCGGGAGGAGCGCCGCCGCTACGGCTATCCGGAGCCGGTGGTCGGGCTGTCGGACGGGCTGGCCAGGTTCAAGGAGGCGAGGGGGCTCGACTGA
- a CDS encoding sporulation protein, whose product MVFKKLLGSLGVGGPTVDTVLQPGTVVPGGGLSGEVRLKGGNADCTVEHITLELVAHVEAEHEEGEAEGAVVFERFTVAGGFVLAEGEERDVQFTLTLPWETPVTELYGQDLGIVLGVRTELSVSGARDKGDIDRLTVGPLPSQEAVLEAFGQLGFGFRSADLELGHIGGSGQRLPFYQEIELSPAPRYADRVNEIEVTFLAGPDALEVVLEADKRGGHFSGGGDSLGRHTVGHHEVQGRDWVTEVDGWVRSLAEARTSHGAPEAYGHDGGHPQHHSGPGMGTVIAAGAAGVAVGVVGGMVAAEVVDEVGDFFEGDEEEEEGDEG is encoded by the coding sequence ATGGTGTTCAAGAAGCTGCTCGGTTCGCTCGGTGTGGGCGGCCCCACCGTGGACACGGTACTGCAGCCCGGTACGGTCGTTCCCGGTGGCGGGCTGAGCGGCGAGGTCCGGCTCAAGGGCGGCAACGCCGACTGCACGGTCGAGCACATCACGCTGGAGCTCGTGGCACACGTGGAGGCGGAGCACGAGGAGGGCGAGGCCGAAGGGGCCGTGGTCTTCGAGCGCTTCACCGTCGCCGGCGGCTTCGTGCTGGCGGAGGGCGAGGAGCGCGACGTCCAGTTCACGCTGACGCTCCCGTGGGAGACGCCGGTCACCGAGCTCTACGGCCAGGACCTCGGGATCGTCCTCGGGGTGCGCACGGAGCTGTCGGTGTCCGGAGCCAGGGACAAGGGCGACATCGACCGTCTCACCGTGGGCCCGCTGCCCTCCCAGGAGGCCGTGCTGGAGGCCTTCGGGCAGCTCGGCTTCGGCTTCAGGTCCGCCGACCTGGAACTGGGACACATCGGCGGCAGCGGTCAGCGGCTGCCGTTCTACCAGGAGATCGAGCTCTCACCCGCTCCGCGGTACGCGGACCGAGTCAACGAGATCGAGGTGACCTTCCTGGCCGGCCCGGACGCCCTGGAGGTGGTGCTGGAGGCGGACAAGCGGGGAGGGCACTTCTCGGGCGGCGGCGACTCCCTCGGCCGTCACACGGTAGGCCACCACGAGGTCCAGGGCCGCGACTGGGTCACCGAGGTCGACGGCTGGGTCCGGTCACTGGCCGAGGCTCGCACCTCGCACGGGGCGCCCGAGGCGTACGGGCACGACGGCGGGCACCCCCAGCACCACTCCGGACCGGGGATGGGCACCGTGATCGCCGCAGGGGCGGCGGGTGTCGCCGTGGGCGTCGTGGGCGGCATGGTCGCCGCCGAAGTGGTCGACGAGGTGGGCGACTTCTTCGAGGGGGACGAGGAGGAAGAGGAGGGCGACGAGGGCTGA
- a CDS encoding DUF1206 domain-containing protein, translated as MNANALSMNAHGQARRAARSRAVDVGARAGFVARGVIYLLVGVLALRIGFSDGGGKQADRGGAIAEIAEKPFGNILLWALGVALAGMALWRLSEAAFGQAGPDGDKATKRAMAAGRFVFYAFVSYSVISYAAGDKGSGSGSSDQQTDDVTARALEWPAGQWIVGIAGAVVTGAGLWIVFRALARKYHKHLKTAEMSKRVRQAVDVVGVFGGTVRGVVFATAGGFAIAAAVQHEPGRAKGMDDTLRSFTETPAGPWLLVLVALGLAAFGLFSWANARWRKV; from the coding sequence ATGAATGCGAACGCGCTGTCGATGAACGCACATGGTCAGGCGAGACGAGCCGCACGGAGCCGAGCCGTGGACGTGGGTGCCCGGGCCGGCTTCGTGGCGCGCGGGGTGATCTACCTCCTGGTGGGGGTGCTCGCCCTGCGCATCGGTTTCTCCGACGGAGGCGGGAAGCAGGCCGACCGGGGCGGCGCCATCGCCGAGATAGCCGAGAAGCCCTTCGGGAACATCCTGCTCTGGGCCCTCGGTGTCGCGCTGGCCGGCATGGCCCTGTGGCGACTGTCCGAAGCGGCCTTCGGCCAGGCCGGTCCCGACGGCGACAAGGCCACGAAGCGCGCCATGGCTGCGGGCCGCTTCGTCTTCTACGCCTTCGTCTCCTACTCCGTCATCTCCTACGCGGCCGGTGACAAGGGGAGCGGCAGCGGGTCGAGCGACCAGCAGACCGACGACGTCACGGCACGCGCCCTCGAATGGCCCGCAGGGCAGTGGATCGTGGGCATCGCGGGCGCCGTGGTGACGGGCGCAGGCCTCTGGATCGTCTTCCGCGCCCTCGCCCGCAAATACCACAAGCACCTGAAGACGGCCGAGATGTCGAAGAGGGTCCGTCAGGCCGTCGACGTCGTCGGCGTCTTCGGCGGCACCGTCCGGGGCGTGGTCTTCGCGACGGCCGGCGGGTTCGCGATCGCGGCAGCCGTCCAGCACGAGCCGGGCCGGGCCAAGGGCATGGACGACACCCTGCGCTCCTTCACCGAGACCCCCGCAGGCCCCTGGCTCCTCGTCCTCGTCGCACTCGGACTGGCCGCCTTCGGCCTCTTCTCCTGGGCCAACGCCCGCTGGCGCAAGGTCTGA
- a CDS encoding helix-turn-helix domain-containing protein, protein MDSADDPRDGSGAQATGVPELQALAMELRRMNGEINRLVHAFAHAQGLHATDVQALGAILDADAPLTPGRLREHLGLTSGAVTACLDRLERAGHIRRARESADRRVVHLYYESGAKAAARSFFMPLAEAAAGARAASEPQEMEAALRFLARMNGELSTMQVPRR, encoded by the coding sequence GTGGACAGTGCAGACGACCCTCGCGACGGATCGGGCGCGCAGGCGACCGGGGTGCCGGAACTCCAGGCCCTCGCCATGGAGCTGCGGCGGATGAACGGTGAGATCAACCGGCTGGTCCACGCCTTCGCGCACGCGCAGGGTCTGCATGCCACGGACGTGCAGGCGCTCGGCGCGATCCTCGACGCGGATGCGCCGCTGACCCCGGGGCGTCTGCGTGAGCATCTCGGTCTGACGTCCGGCGCGGTCACCGCCTGCCTGGACCGGCTGGAGCGCGCGGGGCACATCAGGCGCGCTCGGGAGAGTGCCGACCGCCGGGTCGTGCACCTGTACTACGAGTCCGGGGCCAAGGCCGCCGCGCGCTCCTTCTTCATGCCCCTGGCCGAGGCGGCGGCCGGAGCCCGCGCCGCCTCCGAGCCGCAGGAGATGGAGGCGGCACTCCGTTTCCTCGCCCGGATGAACGGCGAACTCTCCACCATGCAGGTTCCTCGACGCTGA
- a CDS encoding NADPH-dependent 2,4-dienoyl-CoA reductase has translation MSPYPTLLSPLDLGFTTLPNRVLMGSMHIGLEEVERGFERMAAFYAARARGGVGLMVTGGIAPSARACSFPGGAKMTTEAEAEQHAEVTAAVHAAGGRIAMQILHFGRYAHHPDLVAPSALKAPISGFTPHALDDDEVEETIEDFVRAAELARSAGYDGVEIMGSEGYLINEFIVAATNHREDRWGGSYENRIRFPVEIVRRVRERVGPDFILIYRLSMLDLVPGGSTLEEVVQLAREVEAAGATIINTGIGWHEARIPTIATSVPRGAFTWVTEKVRGAVSVPLVTSNRINTPELAEEILASGRADMVSMARPFLADPDFVAKAAEGRAAAINTCIGCNQACLDHIFSLRITSCLVNPRACHETELVLAPTRLRKRVAVVGAGPAGLACAVTASERGHAVTLFDAADEIGGQLNVARRVPGKEEFDETLRYFRTRLAEEGVELRLGTRAGSADLDGFDEVVLATGVEPRVPAIPGVGHPSVVSYLDVLRDGAEVGDRVAVVGAGGIGFDVAEFLTDGGDGASLDPEVFFRQWGVDTGYADRGGLRAPERPKPGRTVHLVQRKATKVGAGLGKTTGWIHRTELRHRGVTMIAGASYDLIDDEGLHLTVDGEQLLLPVDTVVLCAGQEPRRELYEELRAAGRPVHLIGGADVAAELDAKRAIRQGTELAAGL, from the coding sequence ATGAGCCCGTACCCCACCCTGCTGAGCCCGCTCGACCTCGGATTCACCACGCTCCCGAACCGGGTGCTGATGGGGTCGATGCACATCGGCCTGGAGGAGGTCGAGCGCGGTTTCGAGCGGATGGCCGCCTTCTACGCGGCCCGTGCCCGCGGCGGGGTGGGCCTCATGGTGACCGGGGGGATCGCGCCCAGCGCGCGGGCCTGCTCCTTCCCCGGCGGAGCCAAGATGACCACCGAGGCGGAGGCGGAGCAGCACGCCGAGGTCACGGCGGCGGTGCACGCGGCGGGGGGCCGGATCGCCATGCAGATCCTGCACTTCGGACGCTACGCCCATCACCCGGACCTGGTGGCGCCCAGTGCGCTCAAGGCCCCGATCAGCGGCTTCACGCCGCACGCGCTCGACGACGACGAGGTCGAGGAGACCATCGAGGACTTCGTACGTGCCGCGGAGCTCGCGCGGAGCGCGGGATACGACGGTGTCGAGATCATGGGCTCGGAGGGCTATCTGATCAACGAGTTCATCGTGGCGGCGACCAATCACCGCGAGGACCGGTGGGGCGGCTCGTACGAGAACCGGATCCGCTTCCCCGTCGAGATCGTGCGCCGCGTGCGCGAGCGCGTCGGACCGGACTTCATCCTGATCTACCGGCTGTCCATGCTGGACCTGGTGCCCGGCGGTTCCACGCTGGAGGAGGTCGTCCAGCTCGCCCGCGAGGTGGAGGCGGCCGGCGCGACCATCATCAACACCGGTATCGGCTGGCACGAGGCGCGCATCCCGACCATCGCGACCTCCGTGCCGCGCGGCGCTTTCACCTGGGTGACGGAGAAGGTGCGGGGCGCGGTGTCCGTACCGCTGGTGACCAGCAACCGCATCAACACCCCCGAACTGGCCGAGGAGATCCTCGCCTCGGGCCGGGCCGACATGGTGTCGATGGCGAGGCCGTTCCTCGCCGACCCCGACTTCGTCGCCAAGGCGGCCGAGGGCCGGGCCGCCGCGATCAACACCTGCATCGGCTGCAACCAGGCCTGCCTGGACCACATCTTCAGTCTGCGGATCACCTCCTGCCTGGTGAATCCGCGGGCCTGCCACGAGACGGAACTGGTGCTCGCGCCCACCCGCCTCCGCAAGCGCGTCGCGGTCGTCGGCGCCGGTCCGGCGGGACTGGCGTGCGCGGTCACGGCGTCCGAGCGCGGGCACGCGGTGACGCTGTTCGACGCGGCGGACGAGATCGGAGGCCAGCTGAACGTCGCGCGCCGGGTCCCCGGCAAGGAGGAGTTCGACGAGACGCTGCGCTACTTCCGCACCCGGCTCGCCGAGGAGGGCGTCGAGCTCCGGCTGGGCACCCGGGCCGGCTCCGCCGACCTCGACGGCTTCGACGAGGTCGTGCTGGCCACCGGGGTCGAACCCCGTGTCCCCGCGATCCCCGGCGTCGGGCATCCCAGCGTGGTCAGCTATCTGGACGTCCTGCGGGACGGCGCCGAGGTCGGTGACCGGGTTGCGGTGGTCGGCGCCGGCGGGATCGGCTTCGACGTCGCGGAGTTCCTGACCGACGGCGGCGACGGGGCGAGCCTGGACCCGGAGGTCTTCTTCCGGCAGTGGGGTGTGGACACCGGTTACGCGGACCGGGGCGGGCTGCGGGCGCCGGAGCGCCCGAAGCCGGGACGCACGGTGCATCTCGTCCAGCGCAAGGCCACCAAGGTCGGGGCGGGGCTGGGAAAGACCACCGGGTGGATCCACCGCACCGAACTGCGCCACCGCGGTGTGACGATGATCGCGGGGGCGTCCTACGACCTGATCGACGACGAGGGCCTGCACCTCACCGTCGACGGCGAGCAGCTCCTTCTGCCGGTCGACACCGTCGTGCTGTGCGCGGGCCAGGAGCCGCGGCGCGAACTGTACGAGGAGCTGCGCGCGGCGGGGCGCCCGGTGCATCTGATCGGGGGCGCCGACGTGGCCGCCGAGCTGGACGCGAAGCGTGCGATCCGCCAGGGCACGGAGCTCGCCGCGGGGCTGTGA
- a CDS encoding PadR family transcriptional regulator gives MSLPHAILTALLEKPSSGLELTRRFDRSIGYFWPSTHQQIYRELGKLEKAGHIRVLPTGQPARGQRKEYEVLPAGREALMAWVSLAEDPRPVRDPLLLRMRAAAVVGAPGLAAELRRHLALHRAQLAEYLEIEERDFPPERTADEDRLRRLVLRGGIDLETFWTGWLTRAIDDLDGPGS, from the coding sequence ATGTCACTCCCGCACGCGATCCTCACCGCCCTGCTCGAGAAGCCGTCGTCCGGTCTCGAACTGACGCGGAGGTTCGACCGGTCGATCGGCTATTTCTGGCCGTCCACGCATCAGCAGATCTACCGCGAGCTGGGAAAGCTGGAGAAGGCCGGTCACATCCGGGTCCTGCCGACCGGGCAGCCGGCGCGCGGGCAGCGCAAGGAGTACGAGGTGCTGCCCGCGGGCCGTGAGGCGCTCATGGCCTGGGTGTCGCTTGCCGAGGATCCCCGACCCGTCCGTGATCCGCTGCTGCTGAGGATGCGGGCGGCCGCCGTGGTCGGTGCCCCGGGGCTCGCCGCGGAGCTGCGCAGACACCTGGCGCTGCACCGGGCGCAGCTGGCGGAGTATCTGGAGATCGAGGAGCGTGACTTCCCGCCGGAGCGGACCGCCGACGAGGACCGGCTGCGCCGTCTGGTGCTGCGCGGGGGCATCGACCTGGAGACGTTCTGGACGGGCTGGCTGACCAGGGCGATCGACGACCTGGACGGGCCGGGCTCGTAG
- a CDS encoding DoxX family membrane protein, whose product MACINRRDFGLLVLRVGTGAVLAAHGSQKLGGWFGGGGIEGTTAAMEAMGFDPPKHSALAAGLGEAGGGLLLALGLATPAAGAAAAGTMAGAVAVHAPAGFFAMGGGYEYPAFLGFTAAAIGVTGAGRYSLDHATGHVLDRPRVVALAFAGSALAAAAVVGRRAKGQPAAQNGPEGEGA is encoded by the coding sequence ATGGCCTGCATCAACCGACGCGACTTCGGACTTCTCGTACTCCGGGTGGGGACGGGAGCCGTCCTGGCGGCCCACGGCAGCCAGAAGCTGGGCGGGTGGTTCGGTGGCGGGGGCATCGAGGGGACCACCGCGGCGATGGAGGCCATGGGCTTCGACCCGCCGAAGCACAGCGCCCTGGCAGCGGGACTCGGCGAGGCGGGCGGCGGACTCCTCCTCGCCCTCGGTCTCGCCACCCCCGCGGCCGGGGCCGCCGCGGCCGGCACGATGGCCGGTGCCGTCGCCGTGCACGCGCCCGCCGGCTTCTTCGCGATGGGCGGAGGCTACGAGTACCCGGCGTTCCTCGGCTTCACCGCCGCGGCGATCGGGGTGACCGGCGCCGGCCGCTACTCCCTGGACCACGCCACCGGGCACGTCCTCGACCGGCCCCGGGTCGTCGCCCTCGCTTTCGCGGGCAGCGCCCTGGCGGCGGCGGCCGTGGTCGGCCGACGGGCCAAGGGGCAGCCTGCCGCACAGAACGGGCCGGAAGGCGAAGGCGCGTAG